A single region of the Plantactinospora soyae genome encodes:
- a CDS encoding cytochrome P450: MTTQLSKAAAVPGPAGHPLLGMLPALRHDLLGSILDGFHTYGDVVAYHVGLPRGPRAVSVDVVNVHHPDGIHQVLTTPQVFSRRASAYEILREFIGEGLLTSDGDRWLQQRRTLQPLFTPRRVARYTELMADEAARVVDDMAVTTGSVVDLYQVMQRYTMRVVGRALFGDDIDEVVPRLQELMPILGDLALARALQVVKLPLSWPTPRSRRITQIRATLYEIIDRIIAARQRMGGEENEDMLGRLFAAEDPETGQALSMEEIRDQMLVFLLAGHETTSAGLAFTMHLLGRHPEVQERVAAGIGTGDEELVRAAAMEGMRLYPPVYSMERMTESDVVVSGYRIPANTKVVVAPWVTHRHPEFWPDPERFEPDRFLGKQERPRYAYFPFGGGPRSCIGEHFALLEMTVLLSALLARYRVDTRDERLEVVPMVTLRPAGAVRATLTVR; encoded by the coding sequence GTGACGACACAGTTGTCCAAGGCCGCCGCCGTACCGGGTCCGGCCGGGCATCCGCTTCTCGGCATGCTGCCGGCGCTCCGCCACGACCTGCTGGGATCGATCCTGGACGGCTTCCACACGTACGGCGACGTGGTGGCTTACCACGTCGGACTGCCTCGGGGGCCACGCGCCGTCAGCGTCGACGTGGTGAACGTGCACCACCCCGACGGCATCCATCAGGTCCTTACCACGCCCCAGGTCTTCAGCCGCCGCGCGAGCGCGTACGAAATCCTTCGGGAGTTCATCGGTGAGGGCCTGCTGACCAGCGACGGAGACCGTTGGCTGCAACAGCGGCGGACGCTGCAACCGCTGTTCACGCCGCGCCGGGTGGCCCGCTATACGGAGCTGATGGCCGACGAAGCTGCCCGTGTCGTCGACGACATGGCGGTCACCACGGGATCCGTCGTGGACCTGTACCAAGTCATGCAGCGCTACACGATGCGGGTGGTCGGCCGGGCACTGTTCGGCGACGACATCGACGAGGTCGTCCCCCGTCTGCAGGAGCTCATGCCCATTCTGGGCGACCTCGCGCTGGCGCGCGCCCTACAGGTTGTCAAGCTGCCGCTGAGCTGGCCGACTCCGCGGTCCCGCCGGATCACGCAGATACGCGCGACCCTGTACGAGATCATCGACCGCATCATTGCCGCTCGCCAGCGAATGGGCGGCGAGGAAAACGAGGATATGCTCGGCCGGTTGTTCGCGGCCGAGGATCCGGAGACCGGGCAGGCGCTGTCCATGGAGGAGATCCGGGATCAGATGCTGGTGTTCCTGCTCGCCGGGCATGAGACAACCTCGGCCGGGCTGGCCTTCACCATGCACCTGCTGGGTCGGCATCCCGAGGTGCAGGAACGGGTCGCGGCCGGGATCGGCACGGGCGACGAAGAATTGGTGCGAGCTGCGGCCATGGAAGGCATGCGGCTGTACCCGCCCGTGTACAGCATGGAGCGGATGACCGAGTCTGACGTCGTCGTCTCCGGTTACCGAATTCCGGCCAATACCAAGGTGGTAGTTGCTCCCTGGGTCACGCACCGGCATCCGGAATTCTGGCCCGACCCGGAGCGCTTCGAGCCCGACCGGTTCCTCGGGAAGCAGGAGCGGCCGCGCTACGCCTACTTTCCATTCGGTGGCGGGCCGCGCAGTTGCATCGGGGAACACTTCGCGCTGCTGGAGATGACCGTACTGCTGAGCGCGTTGCTCGCCCGTTACCGTGTCGACACACGCGACGAGCGGCTGGAGGTCGTACCGATGGTCACTCTGCGTCCGGCTGGCGCGGTCCGGGCCACGCTGACCGTCCGGTGA
- a CDS encoding acyltransferase family protein: MTQQAGRMARQLPTLNGLRGIAAVTVFFSHTTLFGFFADERVDDWWYAVLSRTGSAALGFFFILSGFVLTWSAPDHEPNRRFWRRRAARILPNHLVVCAVFIVLLVLVRGGAPLWPTLANVTLVQSWIPDEFIFNGVNPPSWSLSCEIFFYASFPWLLAGVRRLSAAWLWSIVGGIVAAMLVAPLVSTAFLPDEPTYTYADAAFPQFWFVQQFPLIRMLDFVLGIVIAQLVMRGLWIRLSLPAAALVTLAFYGVSEVVPLLYSVVAAMVIPLALLVAAAARADVEGHRSPLRGRVAGWLGDTSFAFYLIHILVLYGAGNMSPSGFGVAAALAVMVGAYLATLGFASLLHIGVERPMMRRFARSRKPAAGPQPAAVAAASPATEPMPVATDDGTRVK; encoded by the coding sequence ATGACACAGCAGGCGGGACGTATGGCCCGGCAGCTGCCGACGCTTAACGGTTTGCGGGGGATCGCCGCGGTCACGGTCTTCTTCTCCCACACGACGTTGTTCGGCTTTTTCGCCGACGAGCGCGTTGACGACTGGTGGTACGCCGTTCTCAGCCGTACCGGATCTGCCGCGCTCGGCTTCTTCTTCATCCTCAGCGGTTTCGTCCTGACCTGGTCGGCTCCCGACCACGAGCCGAATCGCCGGTTCTGGCGCCGTCGGGCCGCCCGGATCCTGCCGAACCACCTGGTCGTCTGTGCCGTGTTCATCGTTCTTCTGGTCCTGGTACGAGGGGGCGCGCCGCTGTGGCCGACGCTGGCGAACGTCACGCTGGTGCAGAGCTGGATTCCGGATGAGTTCATCTTCAACGGAGTCAATCCGCCGAGCTGGTCGCTGAGCTGTGAGATCTTCTTCTACGCATCGTTCCCGTGGCTGCTCGCCGGCGTCCGAAGGCTCTCCGCTGCCTGGCTCTGGTCGATCGTGGGTGGCATTGTCGCCGCGATGCTTGTCGCACCCCTCGTCTCCACGGCGTTCCTTCCGGACGAGCCGACGTACACCTACGCGGACGCGGCATTTCCGCAGTTCTGGTTCGTACAACAGTTCCCGTTGATCCGGATGCTGGACTTCGTCCTCGGGATCGTCATCGCCCAGCTCGTCATGCGGGGGCTGTGGATCAGGCTGAGCCTGCCCGCCGCCGCACTTGTCACGCTGGCCTTCTACGGCGTTTCCGAGGTCGTGCCGCTGCTCTACTCGGTGGTCGCGGCGATGGTCATCCCGCTCGCGTTGCTGGTGGCTGCCGCGGCCCGGGCGGACGTCGAGGGGCACCGCTCACCGCTGCGCGGGCGGGTCGCCGGCTGGCTGGGCGACACGTCCTTCGCCTTCTACCTCATTCACATCCTGGTTTTGTACGGTGCCGGGAACATGTCTCCGAGCGGCTTCGGTGTCGCCGCTGCGCTGGCCGTGATGGTCGGCGCCTACCTGGCGACGCTCGGCTTTGCATCGTTGCTTCACATCGGCGTGGAACGGCCGATGATGCGCCGGTTCGCCAGATCCCGGAAACCTGCCGCCGGCCCTCAGCCCGCCGCAGTGGCTGCCGCTTCGCCTGCCACTGAGCCGATGCCCGTCGCGACGGATGACGGGACGCGAGTCAAGTAG
- a CDS encoding glycosyltransferase codes for MPAPNMLHIGLVVPDYTGQLSPMATLGRELLRRGHRVTLVSLPDAGTKSFTAGFAFAPIGEREFPVGSLARFSEEQGRLTGLAAIRFIVRGYVREVEVLLRDLPVLAQRHGMDALLVDQVYGAGNSVAEHLDIPVVNVCNALALNTEPGVPPFMTAWPYHPSLLARVRNMLGDQVIAWVIRPVLQRINERRAAWGLPPVNGVNDGSDLAQITQQPPFFDFPRTRLPDSFHYTGPFHDEDSTEPVSFPWEQLDDRPLIYASMGTLQNRLPRIFQAIARACAGLDAQLVISLGSTDVEPPTGLAGNPIVVRYAPQLDLLARASLVITHAGINTALEALAHGVPMVALPVGNDQPGVAARLKYLGAGEFIPVHKVTPARLRAAIDKVSGDPSYRVKAQHYKRRIAELDGVRRAADIAEEAFRTRRPVRRQEMSETTEGGCR; via the coding sequence GTGCCTGCCCCGAACATGCTCCACATCGGACTCGTGGTTCCCGACTACACCGGCCAACTCAGCCCGATGGCCACGCTCGGCAGAGAACTACTTCGGCGGGGCCACCGGGTCACCCTGGTTTCCCTGCCGGACGCCGGAACGAAGTCGTTCACGGCCGGGTTCGCCTTCGCACCGATCGGCGAGCGTGAGTTTCCGGTTGGCTCACTTGCGCGCTTCTCCGAGGAGCAGGGCCGGCTGACCGGCCTGGCCGCGATACGTTTCATAGTCCGCGGGTACGTGCGCGAGGTCGAGGTTCTCCTGCGGGATCTGCCGGTCCTGGCGCAGAGGCACGGCATGGACGCGCTGCTGGTGGACCAGGTCTACGGCGCTGGCAACTCCGTCGCGGAACACCTCGACATTCCGGTCGTGAACGTGTGCAACGCGCTCGCGCTGAACACCGAGCCCGGTGTGCCGCCGTTCATGACGGCGTGGCCGTACCATCCTTCGCTGCTCGCGCGGGTGCGCAACATGCTGGGCGACCAGGTGATCGCCTGGGTCATCCGGCCGGTGCTGCAACGGATCAACGAACGTCGCGCCGCGTGGGGCCTGCCGCCCGTCAACGGCGTGAACGACGGCTCGGATCTTGCCCAGATCACCCAGCAGCCGCCGTTCTTCGACTTCCCACGCACCCGCCTGCCGGACTCGTTCCACTACACCGGGCCGTTCCATGACGAGGACAGCACCGAGCCGGTGTCATTCCCGTGGGAGCAGCTCGACGACCGTCCGTTGATCTACGCGTCGATGGGTACCCTCCAGAACCGCCTCCCGCGCATATTCCAGGCGATCGCCAGGGCTTGTGCGGGACTCGACGCACAACTGGTCATCTCCCTCGGCAGCACGGACGTCGAGCCGCCGACGGGCCTTGCCGGAAACCCGATCGTGGTCCGGTACGCGCCACAGCTCGATCTGCTGGCGCGGGCGTCTCTCGTGATCACGCACGCCGGAATCAACACCGCACTGGAAGCGCTTGCGCATGGCGTGCCGATGGTCGCGCTGCCCGTGGGGAACGACCAGCCGGGCGTGGCCGCCCGGCTCAAGTACCTCGGCGCGGGCGAGTTCATCCCGGTGCACAAGGTGACTCCGGCGCGGCTGCGGGCGGCCATCGACAAGGTGAGCGGCGACCCTTCCTACCGAGTGAAGGCGCAGCACTACAAACGCCGGATCGCGGAGTTGGACGGCGTGCGGCGCGCGGCCGACATCGCGGAGGAGGCGTTCCGGACGCGCCGGCCGGTACGCAGACAGGAAATGTCTGAAACGACGGAGGGTGGCTGCCGATGA
- a CDS encoding diacylglycerol/lipid kinase family protein produces the protein MAADENDPVVCIINPTSGVQRRGTIVQRIAAELPEAECWSTRYAGHGIALGRQAVEDGYGTVVAIGGDGTLSEVANGVLEGGGEKVRLAYVPAGTCNDFARGLRPVTDLGGLLDRTRDRETDVGTVTFTRPDGTRDHRYFLVSCTVGLISVIGQRFTEKTPANRVLKRLNLQLAEMASSIRTLARWRPVAVRLELDGEPSNQSITNLAVLKVPYFAGGLTFGRTQPPRAGYLDAVRVAGVGRVGVAGLMWQVFRGAAAGHPAIHRQEVRTVGVDADSPLPVEVDGEIVGYTPAEFSIHPSCLMTVV, from the coding sequence ATGGCAGCCGATGAGAACGACCCGGTCGTCTGCATCATCAACCCCACGTCCGGAGTCCAGCGCAGGGGCACGATCGTGCAGCGGATCGCCGCGGAACTACCCGAGGCGGAGTGCTGGTCCACCCGCTATGCCGGGCACGGCATCGCCCTCGGGCGCCAGGCAGTCGAGGACGGGTACGGCACCGTGGTGGCGATCGGTGGCGACGGCACGCTGTCCGAGGTTGCCAACGGGGTGTTGGAGGGGGGCGGGGAAAAGGTACGGCTGGCGTACGTGCCGGCTGGTACCTGCAACGACTTCGCTCGTGGCCTGCGGCCGGTCACCGACCTCGGTGGCCTGCTCGACCGCACCCGCGACCGGGAGACCGACGTCGGTACGGTGACCTTCACCCGACCCGACGGCACGCGGGACCACCGGTACTTCCTCGTCAGCTGTACGGTCGGGCTGATCAGCGTGATCGGACAGCGGTTCACCGAGAAGACACCGGCCAACCGGGTGCTCAAGCGGCTCAACCTCCAACTCGCCGAGATGGCGTCGAGCATCCGGACGCTGGCTCGCTGGCGGCCCGTCGCGGTGCGGTTGGAACTCGACGGCGAACCGTCCAACCAGAGCATCACCAATCTCGCCGTACTCAAAGTGCCGTACTTCGCCGGTGGGCTGACCTTCGGCCGCACACAGCCCCCACGGGCAGGATACCTGGACGCGGTGCGGGTGGCGGGTGTCGGCCGCGTCGGCGTGGCCGGGCTGATGTGGCAGGTGTTCCGCGGTGCCGCTGCGGGACATCCGGCGATCCACCGACAGGAGGTCCGCACCGTGGGCGTCGACGCGGACAGCCCGCTGCCGGTAGAGGTCGACGGCGAGATCGTCGGATACACCCCGGCCGAGTTTTCGATACATCCGTCGTGCCTGATGACGGTGGTATGA
- a CDS encoding NAD-dependent epimerase/dehydratase family protein: MGSGLALVTGVTGCVGRAVAAALREEGWSVRGLVRAPAPDHATYAAHLGDLTDPESLRGSCADVELVVHAAADLSDWRPGPRIWQVNRDGTRAVLDEARRCGVSRFVYLSTVDVFGFNARRVIDEASTRRVPRYPYPLSKAAGEDLAWSYHGNGLDVTVVYPAWVFGPGDRNFLPELVRGLRANKLVQFDRGVPPIELTYSANLADAIVLAGTTPSCAGGRFIVGDSYGLTLGQLFASVAERIGARPPTSSIPFSAALAAGALSELAGMAGIGIRSGRPLLTRYAVRSVAGGMRYDVGRIRSIGYSPRYGFAEALSHAMVELEMEQAHGSR; this comes from the coding sequence ATGGGTTCTGGTCTCGCGCTGGTGACCGGTGTCACCGGCTGCGTCGGCCGCGCGGTCGCCGCCGCCCTGCGGGAAGAGGGCTGGTCGGTACGCGGGCTGGTGCGGGCACCCGCGCCGGACCACGCGACGTACGCGGCGCACCTCGGTGACCTGACCGACCCGGAGTCGCTGCGCGGCTCCTGCGCGGACGTCGAACTCGTGGTGCACGCGGCCGCCGATCTGAGCGACTGGCGACCTGGCCCTCGCATCTGGCAGGTGAACCGGGACGGCACCCGGGCGGTGCTGGACGAGGCGCGGCGCTGCGGCGTCTCCCGATTCGTCTATCTGAGCACCGTCGACGTCTTCGGTTTCAACGCCAGAAGGGTCATCGACGAGGCGTCGACGCGGCGCGTGCCGCGATACCCATACCCGCTGTCGAAAGCCGCCGGCGAAGACCTGGCGTGGTCGTACCACGGGAACGGTCTTGATGTCACTGTGGTGTACCCCGCCTGGGTCTTCGGCCCCGGCGACCGCAACTTCCTGCCCGAGCTCGTGCGCGGGCTGCGCGCCAACAAGCTCGTCCAGTTCGACCGCGGCGTACCCCCGATCGAGTTGACGTACAGCGCGAACCTGGCCGACGCGATCGTGCTGGCCGGCACCACTCCCAGCTGCGCCGGTGGCCGGTTCATCGTCGGTGACTCGTACGGCCTGACCCTGGGGCAACTGTTCGCCTCGGTGGCCGAACGGATCGGGGCAAGGCCGCCGACCTCCTCGATCCCCTTCAGCGCGGCCCTGGCCGCGGGAGCCCTGTCCGAACTCGCCGGGATGGCCGGCATCGGCATCAGATCCGGCCGACCGCTGCTCACCCGCTACGCGGTTCGGTCCGTCGCCGGGGGAATGCGGTACGACGTCGGCCGGATCCGGTCGATCGGCTATTCACCCCGGTACGGCTTCGCGGAGGCCCTGAGCCACGCCATGGTGGAACTGGAAATGGAGCAGGCGCATGGCAGCCGATGA
- a CDS encoding thiamine-phosphate kinase, translating into MTSTAGNRQSLNAAEASLIIAMRECMARSPQQLNNAFEADAELLDLGTAGLLAVTVDTLNEGAELATATTPYAKGWLTTTVSVSDLAAVAADPVAVLVSCSLRPDSWTLEDAREFGRGASEAAERYGCHIVGGDTNWANEESFTSCALGTVPRGSVLSRMGARPGDALYVTGPIGAGNAVGFRALALDGTGAGQPWLPEARVAACEPLRRYARACIDTSDGLLSAAVSLAELNGLGAEVVLRDEVYAPIVSAVAESARLPRWCSAAAEWGEFELLYAIDPADAEPCSRALSQRGLHPLRVGHLAAGPELLLIDESGKRQELRNLLTHMRALDPAGSLLADLRALLAGNS; encoded by the coding sequence ATGACCTCTACCGCCGGGAACCGGCAGTCCCTGAACGCGGCCGAGGCCAGCCTGATCATCGCGATGCGCGAGTGCATGGCCCGGTCGCCACAGCAACTCAACAACGCCTTCGAGGCCGATGCCGAACTACTCGATCTGGGTACCGCCGGGCTCCTGGCGGTTACGGTCGACACGCTGAACGAGGGAGCCGAACTGGCTACCGCCACCACGCCGTACGCGAAGGGATGGTTGACCACCACCGTCAGCGTGAGCGACCTCGCCGCGGTGGCCGCCGACCCGGTCGCCGTGCTGGTCTCCTGCTCGCTGCGCCCAGACAGTTGGACCCTCGAGGATGCCCGCGAATTCGGGCGCGGCGCATCCGAGGCCGCCGAGCGGTACGGCTGCCACATCGTGGGCGGCGACACCAACTGGGCCAACGAGGAGAGCTTCACCTCGTGCGCCCTGGGAACCGTCCCACGCGGATCCGTCCTGAGCCGGATGGGTGCTCGGCCCGGCGACGCGCTGTATGTGACCGGCCCGATCGGAGCCGGCAACGCGGTCGGATTCCGTGCCTTGGCACTGGACGGTACGGGGGCAGGCCAGCCGTGGCTGCCTGAGGCGCGGGTGGCCGCGTGCGAGCCACTGCGCCGCTACGCCCGGGCGTGCATCGATACCAGCGACGGTCTGTTGAGCGCGGCGGTCAGCCTCGCCGAGCTCAACGGCCTGGGGGCCGAGGTGGTGCTGCGCGACGAGGTGTACGCGCCGATCGTCTCCGCCGTCGCCGAATCGGCGCGCCTGCCTCGGTGGTGTTCGGCTGCCGCCGAGTGGGGCGAATTCGAGCTGCTGTACGCGATCGATCCAGCGGACGCGGAGCCGTGCTCTCGGGCGCTGTCCCAACGCGGACTGCATCCCCTCCGCGTTGGACACCTCGCCGCCGGTCCGGAGCTGCTGCTGATCGACGAGTCAGGCAAGCGCCAGGAACTGCGGAACCTGCTGACGCACATGCGGGCACTCGACCCGGCCGGGTCGTTGCTCGCGGACCTGCGTGCCCTGCTGGCGGGGAATTCGTGA
- a CDS encoding UbiA prenyltransferase family protein yields MTVNQLEPAVRTRDLVVAWARMWRFHFVPFSLSAGLVGMTAPPVGASAASIVIGLLFCTLGYGVGVVINDWFDREADAVNAPDRPFVTGLINPHIGLALTLTLSAALMVVAIVVAPTLALWSVIAIGGHLVYSWTKRIPMLGNLVNGVDMALFTVLGAVAVRPDAGWLDIPAVTWFQTALVAVAFSGFCLVGYFKDIEGDRVAGYRTLPVAIGTRASSRIAVIFPVVAVIAAGIAAVADAGRAGAYAEIACWVLLVASALGFTQSLVTLNRAPETRAYEALVWFIRATTLFFLSLGALHRPTLFLLATVPIMAYLELTLRTTQSSRQA; encoded by the coding sequence ATGACCGTCAACCAGCTCGAACCCGCAGTCAGGACCCGGGATCTGGTGGTCGCATGGGCGCGGATGTGGCGGTTCCACTTCGTGCCCTTCTCGCTGTCGGCAGGTCTGGTCGGCATGACAGCGCCGCCGGTCGGGGCCAGCGCCGCGAGTATCGTGATCGGGCTGCTGTTCTGCACGCTGGGATACGGCGTCGGCGTGGTCATCAACGACTGGTTCGACCGCGAGGCCGACGCGGTCAATGCCCCGGACCGCCCGTTCGTTACTGGGCTGATAAACCCCCACATCGGCTTGGCGCTGACGCTCACGCTGTCCGCAGCCCTGATGGTGGTAGCCATCGTGGTCGCACCGACGCTGGCGCTATGGAGTGTCATCGCGATCGGTGGGCACCTGGTCTACTCCTGGACCAAGCGCATCCCCATGCTGGGCAATCTCGTCAATGGCGTCGACATGGCGCTGTTCACGGTACTCGGCGCCGTGGCCGTCCGACCCGACGCAGGATGGCTCGACATCCCGGCGGTGACCTGGTTCCAGACCGCGCTCGTCGCGGTCGCGTTCAGCGGCTTCTGCCTCGTCGGGTACTTCAAGGACATCGAGGGCGACCGGGTCGCGGGCTATCGCACGCTGCCGGTGGCCATCGGCACCAGGGCCTCCAGCCGGATTGCGGTGATATTTCCGGTTGTGGCGGTGATAGCGGCGGGCATAGCCGCCGTGGCGGACGCCGGTCGTGCGGGTGCCTACGCCGAGATTGCCTGCTGGGTGCTGCTCGTCGCATCCGCGCTCGGGTTCACGCAGAGCCTCGTGACACTCAACCGGGCGCCAGAGACCCGGGCGTACGAGGCGCTGGTCTGGTTCATCCGGGCGACCACACTGTTCTTCCTGTCGCTCGGCGCGCTGCACCGACCGACGCTCTTCCTCCTCGCCACCGTTCCGATAATGGCCTACCTGGAGCTGACGCTGCGTACGACCCAGTCCTCCCGGCAGGCATGA
- a CDS encoding aminotransferase class I/II-fold pyridoxal phosphate-dependent enzyme has protein sequence MDIFGRCQSYTQSQEARAAKLYPYFIPFEGHDATVAQTIDGDILMCGSNNYLGLTSDPRVKAAAQAAIEEYGTSRTGSRLLNGNTPLHEELEHELADFLGMPAALVFPTGYQANVGVIASLLSRHDVVILDREAHASVYDGCGMSLAKTRRFAHNDMDDLERQLAASPSDAGRLVVVDGVYSMAGDLCPLTEVVRLCRQYGARLLVDDAHGIGVLADGRGTSAHFGVTDQVDLVTVTFSKSLASIGGAVLGPENVIEYLRHHARSLIFSASAPPASLAAAYAALRILQAEPWLCRQAVENASYVRRELTALGYDPIPSETPIVSVRLDGMQQTLLTWRNLLDRGVYVNAVIPPAASPRLRASFSTTHTPEQLKRVVAAFAEVGDLMPLEDQ, from the coding sequence GTGGATATCTTCGGTCGCTGCCAGTCATACACCCAGAGCCAGGAGGCTCGCGCAGCCAAGCTTTACCCGTACTTCATTCCCTTCGAGGGGCACGACGCGACCGTCGCGCAGACAATCGACGGCGACATCCTCATGTGTGGCTCGAACAACTACCTCGGGCTGACCTCTGACCCGCGCGTGAAAGCGGCGGCGCAGGCGGCGATCGAAGAGTACGGCACGTCGCGGACGGGCTCGCGGCTGCTCAACGGCAATACGCCACTACACGAAGAGCTGGAGCACGAGCTGGCCGACTTCCTCGGCATGCCGGCGGCACTGGTGTTTCCGACCGGCTACCAGGCAAACGTCGGCGTGATCGCATCGCTGCTGTCGCGTCACGACGTGGTCATCCTCGACCGCGAAGCGCACGCATCGGTCTACGACGGCTGCGGCATGAGCCTGGCCAAGACCCGACGGTTCGCCCACAACGACATGGACGACCTGGAGCGACAGTTGGCAGCCAGCCCCTCGGACGCCGGCCGGTTGGTCGTCGTGGACGGGGTGTACTCGATGGCCGGCGATCTGTGCCCGCTGACCGAGGTGGTACGGCTGTGCCGGCAGTACGGTGCCCGCCTGCTCGTCGATGACGCACACGGCATCGGCGTGCTAGCCGATGGCCGGGGCACCAGCGCGCACTTCGGCGTCACCGATCAGGTCGACCTCGTCACGGTCACCTTCAGCAAGTCGCTGGCGTCGATCGGCGGTGCCGTGCTCGGCCCAGAGAATGTTATCGAATACCTGCGCCACCACGCGCGCAGCCTCATCTTCAGCGCATCCGCCCCACCGGCCAGCCTAGCCGCCGCGTACGCTGCATTGCGCATCCTGCAGGCGGAGCCGTGGCTGTGCCGGCAGGCGGTAGAGAACGCGTCGTACGTGCGTCGCGAGCTCACGGCCCTGGGCTACGACCCGATCCCGAGTGAAACGCCGATCGTGTCTGTACGGCTCGACGGCATGCAGCAGACCCTGCTTACGTGGCGCAACCTGCTGGACCGCGGCGTGTATGTCAATGCGGTCATCCCCCCGGCGGCTTCGCCTCGGCTGCGAGCGAGCTTCTCCACCACGCACACACCGGAGCAGCTTAAGCGCGTCGTCGCCGCGTTCGCCGAGGTCGGCGACCTGATGCCCCTGGAGGACCAATGA
- a CDS encoding VOC family protein, whose amino-acid sequence MAHRSRLSTILIDVPRGEVPAAAAFWSKALGVPARTVPDEQQFTSLHGALPGLVLAVQAVDDQARYHVDIETDDVEAEARRLIALGAVEVGRWLECITLQAPGGHLVCVIPCHIDPETFEPLAQAWE is encoded by the coding sequence GTGGCACATCGCAGCAGACTCTCGACGATCTTGATTGACGTACCACGCGGTGAGGTGCCTGCAGCTGCCGCCTTCTGGTCGAAAGCCCTCGGTGTGCCTGCACGTACAGTTCCCGATGAGCAGCAGTTCACCTCTCTACACGGCGCACTGCCCGGGCTGGTTCTGGCAGTACAAGCCGTGGATGACCAGGCTCGGTACCACGTCGACATCGAGACCGACGACGTTGAGGCAGAAGCCCGCCGGCTGATCGCCCTCGGCGCCGTCGAGGTCGGCCGCTGGCTAGAGTGCATAACCTTACAGGCCCCGGGCGGTCACCTCGTATGCGTCATCCCGTGCCACATCGATCCGGAGACCTTTGAGCCTCTTGCCCAGGCGTGGGAGTAG
- a CDS encoding 2OG-Fe(II) oxygenase family protein, producing the protein MRVGSRGRLGVGERAADFVLIGQSGVRARFYAHAGGRPTAVVFDSDGDDPRLVDLIGRLAARDDVALCCVTSKGPAGDSGMPMWSDRDGAVAEVYGVAAGELTAIVLDPNLRVVGVVVGDGLAGRVVELLDAAVHRDRTVQVVAQAPVLLLPRALDTAHRDRLMQVWERDGGTDTGVARAGGDVLDSSVKRRRDHTVDDRDLLRELTSVVGRRVLPEVGKAFAFQATRFEGFKIACYDAATGGFFRPHRDNLTPSTRHRVFALTLNLNDDYDGGQLRFPEYGNHLYRPDAGTALVFSCAHLHEVLDVTAGRRFVLLSFLYGEPRSDAAPTLRRKL; encoded by the coding sequence GTGCGGGTGGGCAGTCGCGGAAGGCTCGGTGTCGGAGAGCGTGCCGCCGACTTTGTTCTGATCGGCCAGTCTGGCGTGCGTGCGCGGTTCTATGCGCACGCTGGCGGCCGCCCCACTGCGGTGGTCTTCGACAGCGACGGCGATGATCCGCGTTTGGTCGATCTCATCGGCCGGCTGGCGGCCCGTGACGACGTGGCACTGTGCTGTGTCACGTCGAAAGGGCCCGCGGGCGATTCCGGCATGCCGATGTGGTCCGACCGCGACGGCGCGGTTGCCGAGGTCTACGGGGTGGCGGCCGGAGAACTGACCGCGATCGTGCTTGACCCGAATCTGCGCGTGGTCGGTGTCGTTGTCGGAGACGGCCTGGCGGGCCGGGTCGTCGAGCTGCTCGACGCCGCAGTGCACCGCGATCGCACGGTGCAGGTGGTGGCGCAGGCTCCGGTGCTGTTGCTACCCCGCGCCCTCGATACGGCGCACCGGGATCGGCTGATGCAGGTGTGGGAGCGCGACGGCGGAACCGACACGGGCGTGGCACGGGCCGGCGGCGATGTCCTCGACTCGAGCGTTAAGCGGCGTCGCGATCACACCGTCGACGACCGTGACCTGCTGCGGGAGTTGACCTCGGTGGTGGGCCGCCGGGTACTGCCTGAGGTCGGCAAGGCGTTCGCGTTCCAGGCGACCCGTTTCGAGGGGTTCAAGATCGCCTGCTACGACGCCGCCACCGGCGGCTTCTTCCGGCCACACCGTGACAACCTGACGCCGTCTACGCGGCACCGGGTGTTCGCGCTCACGCTGAACCTCAACGACGACTACGACGGAGGACAGCTGCGCTTCCCGGAGTACGGCAACCACCTCTACCGGCCCGACGCGGGCACGGCGCTCGTCTTCTCTTGTGCCCATCTGCACGAGGTGCTCGATGTGACCGCGGGCCGGCGCTTCGTGCTGTTGTCCTTCCTCTACGGCGAACCTAGGTCAGATGCGGCGCCAACTCTGCGACGAAAGCTATGA